The following coding sequences are from one Geodermatophilus normandii window:
- the mscL gene encoding large conductance mechanosensitive channel protein MscL produces MRGLLTNFRNFAFSGSLVDLAVGLAIGAAFATVVESLVGDVILPLVAAVFGQPDFDALVLTVNGSQIRYGSFLTAFVSFLLLAVTIMFLVQAIRRATGRETAGAQGNRECDHCKSFIPVDASVCMFCTRDVEPVVP; encoded by the coding sequence GTGCGCGGACTGCTGACCAACTTCAGGAACTTCGCCTTCTCCGGCAGCCTGGTCGACCTCGCCGTCGGCCTGGCGATCGGGGCGGCCTTCGCCACGGTGGTCGAGTCGCTGGTCGGCGACGTCATCCTGCCGCTGGTGGCGGCGGTCTTCGGCCAGCCGGACTTCGACGCCCTCGTGCTGACGGTCAACGGCTCACAGATCCGCTACGGGTCGTTCCTCACCGCGTTCGTGTCCTTCCTGCTGCTCGCGGTGACGATCATGTTCCTCGTGCAGGCCATCCGCCGGGCCACCGGGCGGGAGACCGCCGGTGCCCAGGGGAACCGGGAGTGCGACCACTGCAAGAGCTTCATCCCGGTCGACGCGTCGGTGTGCATGTTCTGCACGCGCGACGTCGAGCCGGTCGTCCCGTGA
- a CDS encoding alpha/beta hydrolase, which produces MTTPRSAATLAVLAGLAAAVVRRARTVAAVAPELRQPDLWLPLSIGSPLELRLGRRLFGARVTEPVAGVRVTRSDVPGGQDVFVYEPAERTGGALLWVHGGGTVLGRPEGDHELASRVARDLGIVVVSARYRLAPEHPFPAALDDLAAALRDLHARAGDLGVDPARIAVGGASAGGGLAAALAQRATDEGVPVAFQLLVYPMLDDRTVLRPGTSARGRLVWTPRSNRWAWTAYLGHPPRADEPRPYAVPARRLDLSGLPPAWIGVGDLDLFHDEDVAYARRLQAAGVPAELHVEPGMYHAAELELQTTVASMRAFRQRLVDALGAAVRSRAA; this is translated from the coding sequence GTGACCACGCCCCGCTCCGCAGCCACCCTGGCGGTCCTCGCGGGCCTCGCCGCCGCCGTCGTCCGCCGCGCCCGCACGGTCGCGGCCGTCGCGCCCGAGCTGCGGCAGCCCGACCTGTGGCTGCCGCTGTCGATCGGCTCCCCGCTCGAGCTGCGGCTCGGCCGGCGGCTGTTCGGCGCGCGGGTCACCGAGCCGGTGGCCGGCGTGCGCGTCACCCGGTCCGACGTCCCCGGGGGGCAGGACGTCTTCGTGTACGAGCCGGCCGAGCGCACCGGCGGCGCGCTGCTGTGGGTCCACGGCGGCGGCACGGTCCTCGGCCGGCCCGAGGGTGACCACGAGCTGGCCAGCCGGGTGGCGCGCGACCTGGGGATCGTCGTCGTCAGCGCCCGGTACCGGCTGGCGCCCGAGCACCCGTTCCCCGCTGCCCTCGACGACCTCGCCGCCGCGCTGCGCGACCTGCACGCCCGGGCCGGCGACCTCGGCGTCGACCCGGCGCGGATCGCCGTCGGCGGGGCGAGCGCGGGCGGCGGGCTGGCCGCCGCGCTGGCCCAGCGGGCCACCGACGAGGGCGTGCCGGTCGCCTTCCAGCTGCTGGTCTACCCGATGCTCGACGACCGCACGGTGCTGCGCCCCGGCACCTCGGCCCGCGGCCGGCTGGTGTGGACGCCGCGGTCCAACCGCTGGGCCTGGACCGCCTACCTCGGGCACCCGCCGCGTGCCGACGAGCCGCGTCCGTACGCCGTCCCCGCCCGCCGTCTGGACCTGTCCGGCCTGCCGCCGGCGTGGATCGGCGTCGGTGACCTCGACCTGTTCCACGACGAGGACGTCGCCTACGCCCGGCGCCTGCAGGCGGCCGGCGTCCCGGCCGAGCTGCACGTCGAGCCGGGCATGTACCACGCCGCCGAACTGGAGCTGCAGACGACGGTGGCGTCGATGCGGGCGTTCCGGCAGCGCCTCGTCGACGCGCTCGGCGCCGCGGTCCGGAGCCGCGCGGCGTGA
- a CDS encoding rhodanese-like domain-containing protein, with protein sequence MSGPGPRPPGARSVDQLLEEARSRITRVTPAQAAERVARGAVLVDIRPQSQREAEGEVPGAVVVERNHLEWRFDPESDARLPQATGYNVDVVVLCQEGYTSSLAADALRSLGLAGASDVIGGHRAWVADGLPTTGGPAA encoded by the coding sequence GTGAGCGGGCCCGGACCCCGCCCGCCGGGGGCGAGGAGCGTCGACCAGCTGCTGGAGGAGGCCCGCTCGCGGATCACCCGGGTGACCCCCGCGCAGGCCGCGGAGCGGGTCGCCCGGGGCGCGGTGCTCGTCGACATCCGGCCGCAGTCGCAGCGCGAGGCGGAGGGCGAGGTGCCCGGCGCGGTCGTCGTCGAGCGCAACCACCTGGAGTGGCGGTTCGACCCGGAGAGCGACGCGCGGCTGCCGCAGGCCACCGGCTACAACGTCGACGTCGTCGTGCTGTGCCAGGAGGGCTACACGTCCAGCCTGGCCGCCGACGCGCTGCGCTCCCTGGGGCTGGCCGGGGCCAGCGACGTCATCGGCGGGCACCGGGCCTGGGTGGCCGACGGCCTGCCCACCACCGGCGGTCCCGCCGCCTGA
- a CDS encoding carboxylesterase family protein: MTQQATEPRFAAPAGTFTGWRSDGVVRATGIRYARAERFAPPVPEPPAGGVVAATSWAPACPQPPAPELEEMVTDPMGELVADEDCLRLSVTVPEGTAPGDRLPVMVWVHGGSYVSGAGDAPAYDPAALVREQRVVVVAVTYRLGVLGFLGGRGGRPANLGLLDLLQALRWVRENVAAFGGDPGSVTLFGESAGGDAIAHLLAADGARGLFRRAIVSSAPLGLSRGRARMSAAMAEEARSLDPAAPVDAVVAAQARVAARARRYGLNAAMPFGTQYGFPPLPAEDALADAWARTAPEVDLLVGTNSREVALFVALLPPAARLARAPVVGRVLVEPLVRALTRRIYARDAERFARRHRVSGGRAWHYVLSFGTGALTGAHAVDLPLLFPHRSTWEDSPLLAGIPWDDVVAGGRDVRRVWAGFARTGEAAPAPFLQVSGG, translated from the coding sequence GTGACGCAGCAGGCCACCGAGCCCCGCTTCGCGGCGCCCGCGGGGACGTTCACCGGCTGGCGCTCCGACGGCGTCGTGCGGGCCACCGGCATCCGCTACGCGCGGGCGGAGCGGTTCGCCCCGCCGGTCCCCGAGCCCCCGGCCGGCGGCGTCGTGGCGGCGACCTCGTGGGCGCCCGCCTGCCCGCAGCCGCCGGCGCCGGAACTCGAGGAGATGGTCACCGACCCGATGGGCGAGCTCGTCGCCGACGAGGACTGCCTGCGGCTGTCGGTGACCGTCCCCGAGGGGACCGCTCCCGGGGACCGGCTGCCCGTGATGGTGTGGGTGCACGGCGGCTCGTACGTCAGCGGCGCCGGCGACGCGCCGGCCTACGACCCCGCCGCGCTGGTGCGCGAGCAGCGCGTGGTCGTCGTCGCCGTGACCTACCGGCTCGGCGTGCTCGGCTTCCTCGGCGGCCGGGGCGGGCGGCCGGCCAACCTCGGCCTGCTCGACCTGCTGCAGGCCCTGCGCTGGGTGCGGGAGAACGTCGCGGCCTTCGGCGGCGACCCCGGCAGCGTGACGCTGTTCGGGGAGTCCGCCGGCGGTGACGCGATCGCGCACCTCCTGGCGGCCGACGGCGCCCGCGGGCTGTTCCGCCGCGCGATCGTGTCCAGCGCCCCGCTCGGGCTGTCCCGCGGGCGCGCGCGCATGAGCGCCGCGATGGCCGAGGAGGCCCGGTCCCTGGACCCGGCGGCGCCGGTCGACGCGGTGGTCGCCGCCCAGGCGCGGGTCGCCGCGCGGGCGCGGCGGTACGGGCTGAACGCGGCCATGCCGTTCGGCACGCAGTACGGCTTCCCGCCGCTGCCGGCCGAGGACGCCCTCGCGGACGCCTGGGCCCGCACCGCGCCGGAGGTCGACCTGCTGGTCGGCACGAACAGCCGCGAGGTCGCGCTGTTCGTCGCGCTGCTGCCGCCGGCGGCGCGGCTGGCCCGTGCCCCCGTCGTCGGCCGGGTCCTCGTGGAACCGCTGGTCCGGGCGCTGACCCGCCGCATCTACGCCCGCGACGCCGAGCGGTTCGCCCGCCGGCACCGCGTGTCCGGCGGCCGGGCGTGGCACTACGTGCTCTCCTTCGGCACCGGCGCCCTCACCGGCGCGCACGCCGTCGACCTGCCGCTGCTGTTCCCCCACCGGTCCACCTGGGAGGACTCGCCGCTGCTGGCCGGCATCCCGTGGGACGACGTCGTCGCCGGCGGCCGGGACGTCCGGCGGGTGTGGGCCGGCTTCGCCCGCACCGGCGAGGCGGCTCCGGCGCCGTTCCTGCAGGTCAGCGGGGGCTGA
- a CDS encoding sensor domain-containing protein, whose translation MTTAPRTPAERADVLSSLLRLPHAVLAAIATDGVLLPMPPSVGIPPERAMPLPGDRATFLEAVVPADAMTVVTAWERARTHGVGLATVHGRRDPEVPLSLTFVDVREAHGVFIGALEVLDAAASERGPAPLTGLEVSRRPRTATVRKTALAVITEIDERTTRMLGWTAGEMVGQRSSAFVHPDDQERAIANWLELLSRQESQRVRLRHRRSDGSWAWLELENQYVPADDPADAVVVTQMSDVSDEMAAHEALRQQESLLRRLTEALPQGILQLAADRAVVHANSRLPVLLGLPAVRGWADLAAVADEAGRGALEAALSRALGDGEDTVLEVGIRTPTGETRVCAVSLVALGDREGAPGALVCVSDVTDGARMREELTARATYDPLTGCHNRASTMALLEAALAEPGGRPTTVVFVDLDEFKPVNDTLGHHAGDELLVTTAQRLAGVLREDDVVGRLGGDEFLVVSRGVDGPDATALGARIRAALSVPAEISAGAVRLRASLGVAVSEPGLDGAALTKRADQAMYASKEGRRGEPVLWTADLGAPALV comes from the coding sequence GTGACCACCGCCCCGAGAACGCCGGCCGAGCGCGCGGACGTCCTGTCCTCGCTGCTGCGCCTGCCCCACGCCGTGCTGGCCGCGATCGCCACCGACGGCGTGCTGCTCCCCATGCCCCCTTCGGTCGGCATCCCGCCGGAGCGGGCCATGCCCCTGCCGGGCGACCGCGCGACCTTCCTCGAGGCCGTCGTCCCCGCCGACGCGATGACCGTCGTCACCGCATGGGAGCGCGCGCGCACCCACGGCGTCGGCCTGGCCACGGTGCACGGCCGCCGCGATCCGGAGGTGCCGCTGTCGCTGACCTTCGTCGACGTCCGCGAGGCCCACGGGGTGTTCATCGGAGCCCTCGAGGTCCTCGACGCCGCCGCCTCCGAGCGCGGGCCGGCGCCCCTGACCGGCCTGGAGGTGTCCCGGCGACCGCGTACGGCGACGGTGCGCAAGACCGCGCTGGCGGTGATCACCGAGATCGACGAGCGGACCACCCGGATGCTGGGCTGGACGGCCGGGGAGATGGTCGGGCAGCGCTCCTCGGCGTTCGTCCACCCCGACGACCAGGAGCGGGCGATCGCGAACTGGCTGGAGCTGCTCTCCCGGCAGGAGTCCCAGCGGGTCCGCCTGCGGCACCGCCGCTCCGACGGCTCGTGGGCGTGGCTGGAGCTGGAGAACCAGTACGTGCCGGCCGACGACCCGGCCGACGCCGTGGTCGTCACGCAGATGAGCGACGTGTCCGACGAGATGGCCGCGCACGAGGCGCTCCGGCAGCAGGAGAGCCTGCTGCGCCGGCTGACCGAGGCGCTGCCGCAGGGCATCCTGCAGCTCGCCGCCGACCGCGCGGTCGTGCACGCCAACTCCCGGCTGCCGGTGCTGCTGGGCCTGCCCGCCGTCCGCGGGTGGGCCGACCTCGCCGCCGTCGCCGACGAGGCCGGCCGCGGTGCGCTGGAGGCGGCGCTGTCACGGGCGCTCGGCGACGGCGAGGACACCGTGCTCGAGGTGGGGATCCGCACCCCCACCGGCGAGACGCGGGTGTGCGCGGTCAGCCTGGTGGCCCTCGGCGACCGCGAGGGCGCCCCTGGCGCGCTGGTCTGCGTCTCCGACGTCACCGACGGCGCCCGCATGCGCGAGGAGCTCACCGCCAGGGCGACCTACGACCCGCTCACCGGCTGCCACAACCGCGCCTCGACCATGGCCCTGCTGGAGGCCGCGCTCGCCGAGCCCGGCGGCCGCCCGACCACGGTGGTCTTCGTCGACCTCGACGAGTTCAAGCCGGTCAACGACACCCTCGGCCACCACGCCGGCGACGAGCTGCTGGTGACCACGGCGCAGCGGCTGGCCGGGGTGCTGCGCGAGGACGACGTCGTCGGCCGCCTCGGCGGCGACGAGTTCCTCGTGGTCAGCCGCGGCGTCGACGGCCCGGACGCCACCGCGCTCGGTGCCCGGATCCGGGCGGCGCTGTCGGTCCCGGCCGAGATCTCCGCGGGCGCGGTGCGGCTGCGGGCCAGCCTCGGCGTGGCGGTGAGCGAGCCCGGACTCGACGGCGCGGCGCTCACCAAACGGGCCGACCAGGCGATGTACGCGTCCAAGGAGGGCCGCCGCGGCGAGCCGGTGCTGTGGACGGCGGACCTCGGGGCGCCTGCCCTGGTCTGA
- a CDS encoding sulfotransferase family protein, translating to MSTDADRLPQFVVAGAPKAGTTALHAALATHPGLYLSPVKEPKYYLTDGRPPPRAGQRGPGDAHSAREWIWRREDYLRLFDGAPPGTVRGESTPFYLHDRAAQRRLAADVPGIRVIAIVRDPVDRAWSNWVHLRADGLEPEADFATAVSLEERRVADGWAPFWHYRGLGRYGEQLRDLYAVLPRSQVLLLRYRQLVDTPRATLDRVSDFLGVEPGVAHTVAPENVKPHVADTARYRALSRVARAGAALGAYAPPQVWRQVSRPLLAALHAGRTPRPPLPVEVRRAVLAPLLPDIALLEELTGESFDDWRRDTGRGDFRSRRPVQA from the coding sequence ATGAGCACCGACGCCGACCGGCTGCCGCAGTTCGTCGTGGCCGGCGCGCCGAAGGCCGGGACGACGGCGCTGCACGCCGCGCTCGCCACCCACCCGGGGCTGTACCTGTCGCCGGTCAAGGAGCCGAAGTACTACCTGACCGACGGCCGCCCACCGCCGCGCGCGGGACAGCGCGGCCCCGGTGACGCGCACAGCGCCCGGGAGTGGATCTGGCGCCGCGAGGACTACCTGCGGCTGTTCGACGGCGCCCCGCCCGGCACCGTCCGGGGGGAGAGCACGCCGTTCTACCTCCACGACCGCGCCGCGCAGCGCCGGCTGGCCGCCGACGTCCCCGGGATCCGGGTCATCGCGATCGTCCGGGACCCGGTGGACCGCGCGTGGTCGAACTGGGTGCACCTGCGCGCCGACGGCCTGGAGCCCGAGGCCGACTTCGCCACGGCCGTGTCGCTGGAGGAGCGGCGGGTCGCCGACGGGTGGGCGCCGTTCTGGCACTACCGCGGCCTCGGGCGCTACGGCGAGCAGCTGCGCGACCTGTACGCGGTGCTGCCGCGGTCGCAGGTCCTGCTGCTGCGCTACCGGCAGCTGGTCGACACCCCGCGCGCGACGCTCGACCGGGTCAGCGACTTCCTCGGCGTCGAGCCGGGGGTCGCGCACACGGTCGCGCCGGAGAACGTCAAGCCCCACGTGGCCGACACGGCGCGGTACCGGGCGCTGTCACGGGTCGCCCGCGCCGGTGCGGCCCTGGGGGCGTACGCGCCGCCGCAGGTGTGGCGGCAGGTGTCGCGGCCGCTGCTCGCGGCCCTGCACGCCGGTCGCACGCCGCGGCCGCCCCTGCCGGTCGAGGTGCGGCGCGCGGTGCTCGCGCCACTGCTGCCCGACATCGCGCTGCTCGAGGAGCTCACCGGCGAGTCCTTCGACGACTGGCGCCGCGACACCGGCCGCGGCGACTTCCGCTCCCGCCGTCCCGTTCAGGCCTGA
- a CDS encoding NADP-dependent succinic semialdehyde dehydrogenase: MAIATINPATGETLKTYEPLSDEVLDEKIGRAADAFRSYRLTSPEERVGWLRAAADVLEADTDAVAELMVTEMGKTLAAAKAEAGKCVKALRYYAEHGPAMLEPKPADAGAVGAEQAFLVHQPIGVVLAIMPWNFPLWQAMRFAAPALMAGNVGLLKHASNVPQTALYMEELFRKAGFPADVFQTLLIGSSTIERVLRDERVAAATLTGSAPAGQSVAAIAGDVLKKTVLELGGSDPFIVMPSADLDRAAEVAVTARCQNNGQSCIAAKRFFVHTDVAEEFTRLFAEKLDALTVGDPMDEGTKVGPLATESGREDVERYVQDAVDKGATVVTGGRRPDRPGWYYEPTLLTGITPEMDLYDEEVFGPVAALWTVDTLEEAIDIANSHPYGLGANLWSEDEQERSTFIRDVQSGMAFVNGMVTSYPELPFGGVKQSGYGRELTDLGMYEFTNAKTVWIGPRSSRQAEGDTATASE; encoded by the coding sequence ATGGCCATCGCCACCATCAACCCGGCCACCGGCGAGACGCTGAAGACCTACGAGCCGCTGTCGGACGAGGTCCTCGACGAGAAGATCGGCCGGGCCGCCGACGCCTTCCGCAGCTACCGGCTGACCAGCCCCGAGGAGCGGGTCGGCTGGCTGCGCGCCGCCGCTGACGTCCTCGAGGCCGACACCGACGCCGTCGCCGAGCTCATGGTCACCGAGATGGGCAAGACGCTGGCCGCCGCGAAGGCGGAGGCCGGCAAGTGCGTCAAGGCGCTGCGCTACTACGCCGAGCACGGCCCGGCGATGCTCGAGCCGAAGCCCGCCGACGCCGGTGCGGTCGGGGCCGAGCAGGCCTTCCTCGTCCACCAGCCGATCGGCGTCGTGCTGGCGATCATGCCGTGGAACTTCCCGCTCTGGCAGGCCATGCGCTTCGCCGCCCCCGCGCTCATGGCCGGCAACGTCGGCCTGCTCAAGCACGCGAGCAACGTGCCGCAGACCGCGCTGTACATGGAGGAGCTGTTCCGCAAGGCCGGCTTCCCCGCCGACGTCTTCCAGACCCTGCTCATCGGCTCCTCGACCATCGAGCGGGTGCTGCGCGACGAACGCGTCGCCGCCGCCACCCTCACCGGCAGTGCCCCGGCCGGGCAGTCGGTGGCCGCCATCGCCGGCGACGTGCTCAAGAAGACGGTCCTCGAGCTCGGGGGCAGCGACCCGTTCATCGTCATGCCCTCGGCCGACCTCGACCGCGCCGCCGAGGTGGCCGTCACCGCCCGCTGCCAGAACAACGGGCAGAGCTGCATCGCCGCGAAGCGGTTCTTCGTGCACACCGACGTCGCCGAGGAGTTCACCCGGCTGTTCGCCGAGAAGCTCGACGCGCTGACCGTCGGCGACCCCATGGACGAGGGCACGAAGGTCGGCCCGCTGGCCACCGAGTCGGGCCGGGAGGACGTCGAGAGGTACGTGCAGGACGCCGTCGACAAGGGCGCCACCGTCGTCACCGGTGGCAGGCGCCCCGACCGGCCGGGCTGGTACTACGAGCCGACCCTGCTCACCGGCATCACGCCGGAGATGGACCTCTACGACGAGGAGGTCTTCGGCCCGGTGGCCGCGCTGTGGACGGTCGACACCCTCGAGGAGGCCATCGACATCGCCAACAGCCACCCCTACGGCCTGGGCGCGAACCTGTGGAGCGAGGACGAGCAGGAGCGCTCGACCTTCATCCGAGACGTGCAGTCGGGCATGGCGTTCGTCAACGGGATGGTCACCAGCTACCCCGAGCTGCCCTTCGGTGGCGTCAAGCAGAGCGGCTACGGCCGCGAGCTCACCGACCTCGGCATGTACGAGTTCACGAACGCCAAGACGGTGTGGATCGGCCCGCGCAGCAGCCGGCAGGCCGAGGGCGACACGGCCACCGCGTCGGAGTAG
- a CDS encoding HNH endonuclease signature motif containing protein, whose product MCSSDLGSGDVLADVAALVAERNRIDAALARRVRAAELSQAPERDGLRSMTSWLRGHCRLSAAEASRVVRSGRALAHLPALAEAHDAGLVSAEQVAAAARAVTPARLAAAAEQGVELAVIDAVVTGVAVEQPYGDLVTVVQRYCDDLDPDGPEPDPTEGRSLTLARHADGSLSIRGELDAVGGERLQAALEAHVQADRPAGDERTRAQRLGDALVQLCDNVLAAGGLPTLRGHRPQVAVVVKLEDLADPATGRGAAEMGFGAVISAARARWLACDGAVSRVVFGPDGAPLDLGRAHRLADRHLRRAAELRDGGCVFTGCSAPTHWCDVHHLVHWIDGGDTSLENSALLCERHHTKVHHGFRVERQPDGRWHTWRPDGTQITTPAPLLAPVA is encoded by the coding sequence ATGTGTTCGAGTGATCTGGGGAGCGGGGATGTCCTCGCCGACGTCGCCGCACTCGTCGCCGAGCGCAACCGGATCGACGCCGCCCTGGCTCGCCGGGTGCGCGCGGCGGAGCTGTCGCAGGCGCCCGAGCGCGACGGCCTGCGGTCGATGACCTCGTGGCTGCGCGGGCACTGCCGGCTCTCGGCGGCCGAGGCGTCGCGGGTGGTGCGCAGCGGGCGGGCGCTGGCGCACCTGCCCGCCCTCGCCGAGGCGCACGACGCCGGCCTGGTGTCCGCCGAGCAGGTCGCTGCCGCCGCCCGGGCGGTGACGCCGGCGCGGCTGGCGGCAGCGGCGGAGCAGGGGGTGGAGCTGGCGGTGATCGACGCGGTGGTCACCGGGGTCGCGGTCGAGCAGCCGTACGGCGACCTGGTGACGGTGGTGCAGCGCTACTGCGACGACCTCGACCCCGACGGCCCCGAACCCGACCCCACCGAGGGCCGCTCGCTGACGCTGGCCAGGCACGCCGACGGCAGCCTGTCGATCCGCGGCGAGCTCGATGCCGTCGGCGGCGAGCGGCTGCAGGCGGCACTGGAGGCCCACGTGCAGGCCGACCGGCCCGCCGGGGACGAGCGCACCCGCGCGCAGCGGCTGGGTGACGCCCTGGTGCAGCTGTGCGACAACGTCCTCGCCGCCGGCGGCCTGCCCACCCTGCGCGGGCACAGGCCGCAGGTCGCCGTGGTGGTGAAGCTGGAGGACCTGGCCGATCCGGCCACCGGGCGGGGCGCCGCCGAGATGGGCTTCGGTGCGGTCATCTCCGCCGCCCGCGCCCGGTGGCTGGCCTGCGACGGCGCCGTGAGCCGGGTGGTGTTCGGCCCCGACGGCGCGCCGCTGGACCTCGGCCGGGCCCACCGCCTCGCCGACCGCCACCTGCGCCGCGCGGCCGAACTGCGCGACGGGGGCTGCGTGTTCACCGGCTGTTCCGCGCCCACGCACTGGTGCGACGTCCACCACCTCGTCCACTGGATCGACGGCGGCGACACCAGCCTCGAGAACTCGGCGCTGTTGTGCGAACGGCACCACACCAAGGTCCACCACGGCTTCCGCGTCGAACGACAACCCGACGGCCGATGGCACACCTGGCGACCCGACGGCACCCAGATCACCACCCCGGCACCGCTACTGGCACCGGTCGCATGA
- a CDS encoding cysteine dioxygenase gives MTSLLSPAARTTSATALAAALLAASDEWLPRVQYRESSRWTGLLPPEEAADLVDPALHDDLAAAQVWLLTWLPGQGTPLHDHGGSAGAFAVVGGVLTEDVVGGRPGTVREAATELWAGRVRPFGPHHVHRVTNRGTLPAVSVHAYTPRLSLMNSYRLEAGTLLRTGTEQAGVDW, from the coding sequence ATGACCTCCCTGCTGTCCCCTGCCGCCCGCACCACCTCGGCCACCGCCCTCGCCGCCGCGCTGCTCGCCGCCTCCGACGAGTGGCTGCCCCGCGTCCAGTACCGCGAGAGCAGCCGCTGGACCGGCCTGCTGCCTCCCGAGGAGGCCGCCGACCTCGTCGACCCCGCCCTGCACGACGACCTCGCCGCCGCCCAGGTGTGGCTGCTGACCTGGCTGCCCGGCCAGGGCACCCCGCTGCACGACCACGGCGGCTCCGCGGGCGCCTTCGCCGTCGTCGGCGGGGTCCTCACCGAGGACGTCGTCGGCGGCCGCCCCGGCACCGTCCGCGAGGCCGCCACGGAGCTGTGGGCCGGCCGGGTCCGCCCGTTCGGCCCGCACCACGTGCACCGCGTGACCAACCGGGGGACGCTGCCCGCCGTGAGCGTGCACGCCTACACCCCGCGCCTGTCCCTGATGAACAGCTACCGCCTCGAGGCCGGCACCCTGCTGCGCACCGGCACCGAGCAGGCCGGCGTGGACTGGTGA
- a CDS encoding MEDS domain-containing protein has translation MSRGGHAFTVLDSEEAHTQVVGDFVAEGVRRGECVLLAGLDGREQRLWSRLRRTGVVEPGWEPSATTAVRLVPPDPARLVDAVEGALAEGWAGVRFSGAITTPGVNAFEAAVAPLAAEYPFTVLCPYFRSLLEPGQHEELTALHDTEVDVAAVYDDGVFRLTRRGELLCLAGELDSGNADALRAVLQATLAGGGRPASWDVTELRFLDVGAADSLVAAAAGPPGLTLVGASRLTARLVRLLAERHPDRTVDLVDAPPDDSAEGAVR, from the coding sequence ATGAGCCGCGGCGGGCACGCCTTCACCGTCCTCGACAGCGAGGAGGCGCACACGCAGGTCGTCGGCGACTTCGTCGCCGAGGGCGTGCGGCGCGGCGAGTGCGTCCTGCTGGCCGGCCTCGACGGGCGGGAGCAGCGGCTCTGGTCCCGGCTGCGCCGCACGGGTGTCGTCGAGCCGGGTTGGGAGCCCTCGGCGACGACGGCGGTGCGGCTCGTGCCGCCGGATCCCGCCCGGCTGGTCGACGCGGTCGAGGGCGCGCTGGCCGAGGGCTGGGCCGGGGTCCGGTTCTCCGGGGCGATCACCACCCCCGGCGTCAACGCCTTCGAGGCCGCCGTCGCCCCGCTGGCCGCGGAGTACCCGTTCACCGTGCTCTGCCCCTACTTCCGCTCCCTGCTCGAACCCGGGCAGCACGAGGAGCTCACCGCTCTCCACGACACGGAGGTCGACGTGGCTGCGGTGTACGACGACGGCGTCTTCCGGCTCACCCGCCGCGGCGAGCTGCTGTGCCTGGCCGGCGAGCTGGACTCGGGCAACGCCGACGCGCTGCGGGCGGTGCTGCAGGCGACGCTGGCCGGCGGCGGCCGTCCCGCCTCCTGGGACGTCACCGAACTGCGCTTCCTCGACGTCGGCGCCGCCGACTCGCTGGTGGCCGCCGCCGCCGGGCCGCCGGGGCTCACGCTGGTCGGCGCCTCCCGGCTGACCGCCCGGCTGGTGCGCCTGCTCGCCGAGCGGCACCCCGACCGCACGGTCGACCTCGTCGACGCCCCGCCCGACGACTCCGCCGAGGGTGCCGTCCGGTGA
- a CDS encoding GAF and ANTAR domain-containing protein: MRSAATIPTVPAAWSDPDPGGGWLLDAARRWHAAGDAAAAARTVAGDLAAVLPSSCSVAVTLLGPGRMPLAPAGSAGPAAGLDAVQVRLDTGPLTAALTGTSSGSADLGRDPRWPALAGPAATARVRRVTCLPLDTGREVVGTLSVYGTGPAAGPDPDALVPVAGHAALALRTLQRTQHLTVALASRDVIGQAKGVLMERYRITADAAFGILVRASHDARRKVRDIAALVTETGEAPPPDAPPEGPR; encoded by the coding sequence GTGCGGTCTGCGGCCACGATCCCGACCGTCCCCGCCGCCTGGTCCGACCCCGACCCCGGCGGCGGGTGGCTGCTCGACGCCGCCCGGCGGTGGCACGCGGCCGGGGACGCCGCCGCGGCGGCACGCACCGTCGCCGGCGACCTCGCCGCCGTGCTCCCCTCGTCCTGCAGCGTGGCGGTGACCCTGCTCGGGCCCGGGCGGATGCCCCTCGCGCCGGCCGGCAGCGCCGGGCCGGCCGCCGGGCTCGACGCCGTCCAGGTCCGCCTGGACACCGGGCCGCTGACCGCCGCGCTCACCGGCACGTCGTCGGGCAGCGCCGACCTCGGCCGGGACCCGCGCTGGCCCGCCCTCGCGGGACCCGCCGCCACCGCGCGGGTGCGGCGGGTGACCTGCCTGCCGCTGGACACCGGGCGGGAGGTGGTCGGCACGCTGTCGGTGTACGGAACCGGCCCGGCTGCGGGGCCGGACCCGGACGCCCTCGTTCCGGTGGCCGGGCACGCCGCGCTGGCGCTGCGCACGCTGCAGCGGACACAGCACCTGACCGTCGCCCTCGCCAGTCGCGACGTCATCGGCCAGGCCAAGGGAGTCCTCATGGAGCGTTACCGGATCACCGCCGACGCCGCGTTCGGCATCCTCGTCCGCGCCTCGCACGACGCCCGCCGCAAGGTGCGCGACATCGCGGCGCTGGTGACCGAGACCGGCGAGGCACCTCCTCCCGACGCGCCGCCGGAGGGGCCCCGATGA